One part of the Alistipes onderdonkii genome encodes these proteins:
- a CDS encoding efflux RND transporter permease subunit, with product MNISELSIRRPVMASVLTIIILLFGFIGYSYLGVREYPSVDNPIISVTCSYPGANADVIENQITEPLEQNINGIPGIRSMSSVSSQGQSRITVEFELSVDLETAANDVRDKVSRAQRYLPRDCDPPTVTKADADATPILMVTIQSDKRSLLELSEIADLTVKEQLQTINNVSGVQIWGEKRYSMRLWLDPAKMAGYGITPVDIKNALDRENVELPSGSIEGNTTELTIRTMGLMHTTQEFNDLVVREASNRIIRLSDVGRAELGPQDTRSYMKMNGIPMVGVVVIPQPGANHIDIADAVYQRMETMKKDLPDDVVTSYGFDNTRFIRASIDEVRQTVYEAFILVIIIIFLFLRNWRVTLIPCIVIPVSLIGTFFLMYVAGFSINVLSMLAVVLSVGLVVDDAIVMTENIYIRIERGMTPKEAGIEGAKEIFFAVISTSVTLIAVFFPIVFMEGMTGRLFREFSMVISGAVVISTFAALTITPMLATKLLVRQERKSWFYSKTEPFFVGMNNFYQRTLAGFLRRRWLALPLIALMIGLIGWLWRAIPAEMAPLEDRSQISINTRGSEGATYEYLRDYTEDINRLVDSLVPEAQSVTARVSSGSGNVRIALTDISTRKRSQMEIAEELSAAVRTKTKARAFVQQQSTFGGRRGNMPVQYVLQATGIERLQEVLPEFMRKVYESPVFQMADVDLKFSKPEARIIINRDKSNLLGVSTRDIAQTLQYGLSGQRMGYFYMNGKQYEILAEINRQQRNKPADLRSIYVRSDKGEMIQLDNLIALEENVAPPQLYHYNRFLSATVSAGLAKGKTIGQGLDEMDRIAAETLGDDFRTALAGDSKEFRESSSSLMFAFLLAILLIYLILAAQFESFKDPLVIMLTVPLAIAGALVFMAANGQTMNIFSQIGIIMLIGLVAKNGILIVEFANQKQEAGIDKLHAIEEASLQRLRPILMTSASTILGLLPLTVATGEGANGRIAMGIAVVGGMVVSTLLTLYIVPAIYSYVSTDRSKKQK from the coding sequence ATGAATATTTCCGAACTGAGCATCCGGCGGCCGGTAATGGCATCGGTGCTGACGATCATCATCCTGCTATTCGGTTTCATCGGGTACAGCTACCTCGGCGTACGCGAATACCCGAGTGTCGACAACCCCATCATCTCGGTGACGTGCTCCTATCCGGGAGCCAATGCCGATGTGATCGAGAACCAGATCACCGAGCCGCTCGAACAGAACATAAACGGCATCCCGGGCATCCGCTCGATGTCGAGCGTCAGCAGCCAGGGACAGAGCCGCATCACGGTCGAATTCGAACTCTCGGTAGACCTGGAAACCGCGGCCAACGACGTGCGCGACAAAGTGTCGCGCGCCCAGCGCTACCTGCCCCGCGACTGCGACCCTCCGACGGTCACCAAAGCCGATGCCGACGCCACGCCGATCCTGATGGTAACCATCCAGAGCGACAAACGTTCGCTGCTGGAACTGAGCGAGATCGCCGACCTGACGGTCAAGGAGCAGCTGCAGACGATCAACAACGTCAGCGGCGTGCAGATATGGGGTGAGAAACGCTACTCGATGCGCCTGTGGCTCGACCCGGCCAAGATGGCCGGATACGGCATTACGCCCGTGGACATCAAGAACGCCCTCGACCGCGAAAACGTAGAGCTTCCCTCGGGCAGCATCGAAGGCAACACCACCGAGCTGACGATCCGCACGATGGGGCTGATGCACACCACGCAGGAGTTCAACGACCTGGTCGTACGCGAAGCCTCCAACCGCATCATCCGCCTGAGCGACGTGGGACGCGCCGAACTGGGCCCCCAGGATACGCGCAGCTACATGAAGATGAACGGCATCCCGATGGTGGGCGTCGTGGTGATCCCCCAGCCGGGAGCCAACCACATCGACATCGCCGATGCGGTTTACCAGCGCATGGAGACGATGAAGAAAGACCTGCCGGACGACGTGGTGACCTCCTACGGGTTCGACAACACGCGCTTCATCCGCGCCTCGATCGACGAGGTGCGACAGACCGTCTACGAGGCCTTCATCCTGGTCATCATCATCATCTTCCTCTTCCTGCGCAACTGGCGCGTGACGCTCATCCCGTGCATCGTGATCCCGGTCTCGCTCATCGGCACGTTCTTCCTGATGTACGTCGCCGGGTTCTCGATCAACGTGCTGTCGATGCTGGCCGTGGTGCTCTCGGTCGGGCTGGTGGTCGACGATGCCATCGTGATGACCGAGAACATCTACATCCGCATCGAACGCGGCATGACGCCCAAGGAGGCCGGCATCGAAGGCGCCAAGGAGATCTTCTTCGCCGTCATCTCGACGTCGGTCACGCTGATCGCCGTGTTCTTCCCGATCGTCTTCATGGAAGGCATGACCGGCCGCCTGTTCCGCGAATTCAGCATGGTGATCTCGGGCGCGGTGGTCATCTCGACCTTCGCTGCGCTGACCATCACCCCGATGCTGGCGACCAAACTGTTGGTGCGGCAGGAGCGCAAAAGCTGGTTTTACAGCAAGACCGAACCCTTCTTCGTGGGAATGAACAACTTTTACCAGCGCACGCTGGCCGGGTTCCTGCGGCGGCGCTGGCTGGCATTGCCGCTCATTGCCCTGATGATCGGACTGATCGGCTGGCTGTGGCGGGCCATCCCGGCGGAAATGGCGCCGCTCGAAGACCGCTCGCAGATTTCGATCAACACCCGCGGGTCGGAAGGCGCCACCTACGAATACCTGCGCGACTACACCGAGGATATCAACCGCCTGGTCGATTCGCTCGTACCCGAGGCCCAGTCGGTCACGGCGCGCGTATCGAGCGGCTCGGGTAACGTCCGGATCGCCCTGACCGACATCTCGACCCGCAAACGCTCGCAGATGGAGATCGCCGAGGAGCTTTCGGCGGCCGTACGTACCAAGACCAAGGCCCGCGCCTTCGTGCAGCAGCAGAGCACCTTCGGCGGCCGCCGCGGCAACATGCCCGTGCAGTACGTCCTGCAGGCCACCGGCATCGAACGGTTGCAGGAGGTGCTGCCCGAATTCATGCGCAAGGTCTACGAAAGCCCCGTGTTCCAGATGGCCGACGTCGACCTGAAATTCAGCAAGCCCGAGGCGCGCATCATCATCAACCGCGACAAGTCGAACCTGCTGGGCGTCTCGACGCGCGACATCGCCCAGACGCTCCAGTACGGGCTCAGCGGCCAGCGTATGGGCTACTTCTACATGAACGGCAAGCAATACGAGATACTGGCCGAAATCAACCGCCAGCAACGCAACAAGCCCGCCGACCTGCGGTCGATCTACGTACGCAGCGACAAGGGCGAGATGATCCAGCTGGACAACCTGATCGCACTGGAAGAGAACGTCGCCCCGCCGCAATTGTACCACTACAACCGGTTCCTCTCGGCGACCGTATCGGCCGGGCTGGCGAAGGGCAAGACCATCGGGCAGGGGCTCGACGAGATGGATCGCATCGCCGCCGAAACGCTCGGCGACGATTTCCGCACGGCGCTGGCCGGCGACTCGAAGGAGTTCCGTGAAAGTTCGTCGAGCCTGATGTTCGCCTTCCTGCTGGCCATCCTGCTGATCTACCTGATCCTCGCGGCGCAATTCGAGAGCTTCAAAGACCCGTTGGTCATCATGCTCACCGTGCCGCTGGCCATTGCGGGGGCACTGGTATTCATGGCCGCCAACGGGCAGACGATGAACATCTTCAGCCAGATCGGCATCATCATGCTCATCGGCCTGGTGGCCAAGAACGGCATCCTCATCGTGGAGTTCGCCAACCAGAAGCAGGAAGCGGGAATCGACAAACTGCACGCCATCGAGGAAGCCTCGCTGCAACGCCTGCGCCCGATCCTGATGACGAGCGCCTCGACCATACTCGGCCTGCTGCCGCTGACCGTCGCCACGGGCGAAGGTGCCAACGGACGTATCGCCATGGGTATCGCCGTAGTGGGCGGTATGGTGGTATCCACCCTGCTGACGCTCTACATCGTCCCGGCAATATACAGCTACGTATCGACAGACCGGAGTAAGAAACAGAAATAA